The following is a genomic window from Brevibacterium limosum.
CCGAAGTCGACTTCCCCGGCGGAGACGCCCCGACCGAGCTCATCATCACCGATGATGTGATCGGCACCGGCGCCGAGGCGGGGTCCGGCGACACCGTGAGCGTGCACTATGTCGGAGTCGCCTATTCCACGGGCGAAGAGTTCGACGCTTCGTACAACCGCGGCACCCCGCTGGAGTTCCGTCTCGGCTCCGGAATGGTCATCTCCGGCTGGGACCAGGGCATCCAGGGGATGAAGGTCGGCGGACGCCGCACCCTGCAGATCCCGCCGCACCTGGCGTACGGCGACCAGGGGGCCGGCGGGGTCATCGGGCCCGGTGAGTCCCTGATCTTCGTGTGCGACCTCGAGAACGTGCGCTGAGAGACAGCAATAGGACCAACACGCGCTGATTCTGCCTGAGACGACTGTGGCCGGGTTCTTCGGAACCCGGCCACCTCTGTCTTTCCCGACGCGGAGGGGGATTCTGCGAGGACGAGGCGGCGGACTGAGTGTTCGACGTGGTCAGCGGCGGGCGAGTTCGGCGGCGCACCGTCCCGCAGCGGCCGCGGCGAGGAACGATGCGGCATCGGCCGGCAGCTTCCTGCCCATCGTCGACAGCCGCACCGGGGAGGTGCCCAAGGCATCCCACAGCCCGGTCAGGTCGACATCGACGAGATCATGCATCTGCAGACGAGGCAGCTGTCCGGCCACGGTCTCGGCCACGACATTCGGGTCCGGATCCATCTCGGCCCGCTCCGCCTCGGCGAGGGTGGAGAAATCGGGCACCGGCACGGTCATCCCCGCCCGGGCGACCTCACTCAGCGGAGTCAGCGAATGATGGGAGATGCCGAAATGACGGCCTCGGGCATCGGCATTCGACATCCGCAGCAGACCGACCGGACGCCCGCCGAGGAGGGCCGCGGCATTGAGATGCTCACCGGTGACCAACCCCGAATACCCGTACTTCGTGCCCGTGCCCAGATTCCCGGGACCCTGAGCGACGATGGCGATGTCGGCGGCCATCACGTG
Proteins encoded in this region:
- a CDS encoding FKBP-type peptidyl-prolyl cis-trans isomerase, producing the protein MSKQKPEVDFPGGDAPTELIITDDVIGTGAEAGSGDTVSVHYVGVAYSTGEEFDASYNRGTPLEFRLGSGMVISGWDQGIQGMKVGGRRTLQIPPHLAYGDQGAGGVIGPGESLIFVCDLENVR